Proteins from a genomic interval of Collinsella sp. zg1085:
- a CDS encoding DMT family transporter, with the protein MAVKTTAACDQPLSSSEQHASSCNNCTTVRCTAASPVDTGLSTERAARSPRNCHAHPNQAMLNDPIIPPEDRLPGALRGAGARPPIFWKSLLVIMALIWGFSFYVMKEILDTLPPSYMLAVRFLVSALVLGILFFKRIRAHFRARTLWWGMLLGALMWAGYTFLSLGLVETTAGKNAFLTGTYCVMVPFVAHLVTGETLTRYNVGAALLCLAGIGFVALDNFSLATGDLLTLIGALFFALQIAYMSKAGTNFDINVLTFWMFLVIGVLSLNLGMLTETAPPSSAWTPSFVGMLLFLAIICTCVGLLIQNLAVAHVPASTASLLLSLESPSGVFFSVMLAGELLSGRLLVGFGLIFFSIIVAETKLAFLFRTSRRA; encoded by the coding sequence ATGGCTGTCAAAACTACTGCTGCGTGTGACCAACCCTTATCATCGAGTGAACAACATGCGAGCAGCTGCAACAACTGCACCACCGTTCGATGCACCGCGGCTTCGCCTGTCGATACCGGCTTGAGTACTGAGCGAGCCGCACGTAGTCCCCGCAATTGCCATGCGCACCCCAATCAAGCGATGCTTAACGACCCCATAATACCGCCTGAGGACCGTTTGCCTGGTGCCTTGCGCGGTGCGGGAGCGCGTCCACCTATCTTTTGGAAATCCCTACTAGTTATCATGGCACTTATTTGGGGATTCTCGTTTTATGTCATGAAAGAGATTCTTGATACGCTGCCGCCTTCATATATGCTCGCTGTCCGGTTTTTGGTATCAGCCCTTGTGCTGGGAATACTGTTCTTCAAGCGTATACGCGCACACTTTAGAGCACGCACGCTGTGGTGGGGCATGTTGCTCGGTGCGCTTATGTGGGCAGGTTATACCTTTTTGTCTTTGGGTCTTGTTGAAACAACGGCAGGAAAAAACGCGTTTCTAACCGGTACTTACTGCGTTATGGTGCCCTTTGTGGCTCATCTTGTGACGGGTGAGACGCTGACACGTTATAACGTAGGCGCAGCGCTGCTTTGTTTAGCAGGCATAGGGTTTGTTGCACTCGATAATTTTTCGCTGGCAACAGGCGATTTGCTAACGCTCATTGGCGCGCTGTTTTTTGCACTGCAAATTGCATATATGTCAAAGGCTGGCACTAACTTTGACATTAATGTTTTAACGTTTTGGATGTTTCTGGTAATCGGTGTGCTCAGCTTAAACTTAGGCATGCTAACCGAAACAGCTCCTCCGTCTTCGGCGTGGACTCCGTCGTTTGTGGGCATGTTGCTGTTTTTGGCAATTATTTGTACCTGTGTGGGTCTTCTTATTCAAAACTTGGCAGTTGCACACGTTCCGGCATCGACAGCATCGTTGCTGCTGTCGCTCGAGTCTCCTTCAGGTGTCTTTTTCTCGGTGATGCTTGCCGGCGAGTTGTTGTCTGGCCGTTTGCTTGTGGGTTTTGGGCTTATCTTCTTTTCAATTATTGTGGCAGAAACAAAGCTTGCGTTTTTATTTCGCACAAGCAGGCGAGCTTAG
- a CDS encoding DeoR/GlpR family DNA-binding transcription regulator, which translates to MRHTSRKNTVNFAQERQAAILELLTHESAVHVAELARTFKVSAVTIRSDLDALAQAGKLQRTHGGAISLQRTLTVSVQDKRINVNAPAKQAIAQVARTLVKAHDTLLVDSGTTALAFVRALEGIADLTIITPDLTIADFIDESMPQVNAIVLGGCVRKSHRYVYGPLAHASLALLHVDLAVVCPGSFVPVRGFMTDFPPMAEVKTAMLQAAKRRVALLDASKVAAQGMIRFAELSEFDDIVMDRDPAGVLAAMIDELPSEQRPRLHTAE; encoded by the coding sequence ATGCGCCACACAAGCCGCAAGAATACAGTCAATTTTGCCCAAGAGCGACAAGCCGCAATTCTTGAACTCCTTACCCATGAGTCTGCTGTCCATGTAGCAGAGCTTGCTCGCACCTTTAAGGTCAGTGCGGTAACTATTCGTTCTGACCTTGACGCCCTGGCCCAAGCCGGAAAACTACAACGCACGCATGGCGGAGCAATTTCTCTACAGCGAACACTCACTGTCTCGGTGCAAGACAAGCGCATAAACGTCAATGCCCCGGCCAAACAGGCAATTGCCCAGGTTGCACGCACACTTGTTAAAGCTCACGACACGCTGCTTGTTGATTCGGGAACCACTGCTCTTGCCTTTGTTCGCGCGCTTGAAGGCATCGCTGACCTTACAATCATTACCCCTGATCTTACCATTGCAGATTTCATCGATGAGAGCATGCCGCAGGTAAATGCCATAGTCCTCGGCGGGTGTGTACGTAAAAGCCATCGATATGTATATGGCCCACTTGCACACGCCTCTCTTGCGCTGCTCCATGTTGACCTTGCCGTTGTCTGTCCGGGAAGTTTTGTTCCTGTGCGTGGGTTTATGACAGATTTTCCCCCTATGGCTGAAGTTAAAACTGCCATGCTGCAAGCTGCCAAACGTCGCGTTGCTCTTTTGGATGCCAGTAAAGTTGCTGCTCAGGGCATGATACGGTTTGCCGAGCTCTCTGAATTTGACGACATCGTTATGGATCGCGATCCTGCAGGTGTGCTTGCTGCAATGATTGACGAGCTGCCAAGCGAGCAACGGCCGAGACTTCACACAGCAGAATAA
- a CDS encoding helix-turn-helix transcriptional regulator, with protein sequence MFTLGKELLHMYEEPVLQLDMDIRKGETCLLSQGSYEWGTARTVAVPLARDAAFFLVDILPQQEVCLQECPGTCLCASVMSEASASMLPQAPAQPLCKQRNVGVFAMDCPRETYTMQKDTHYLSYTFCWLPSYLERMSTFAGGSYGQLFERTSPQYQNDLPRELAQLLLNLDVGQIEAPGMMPYFQGIGLHALSLLNSSVQSHYDAHQRFGSREQQVVVAQAKALMQQNLSASIHLEDVAHDVYVSRSYLCAAFKAETGYSVLDWLRRERMVRAQELLLQPKVPIRVIAEQVGFKHLSSFSQCFKAQVGCSPRAWRAQL encoded by the coding sequence ATGTTTACCCTCGGCAAAGAGTTGCTCCACATGTACGAAGAGCCTGTCTTGCAGCTTGATATGGATATTCGGAAAGGCGAGACGTGTCTTTTGAGTCAGGGCAGTTATGAGTGGGGTACAGCGCGCACTGTGGCCGTACCTCTTGCACGTGATGCGGCGTTTTTCTTGGTTGATATTTTGCCTCAGCAGGAAGTTTGTCTACAAGAGTGCCCTGGGACGTGTCTATGTGCGAGTGTTATGTCTGAGGCCTCCGCGTCAATGCTTCCGCAGGCTCCGGCTCAGCCGTTGTGTAAACAGCGGAATGTGGGCGTGTTTGCTATGGACTGCCCTCGTGAGACGTATACCATGCAAAAAGATACTCACTATCTTTCATATACTTTTTGCTGGTTACCGAGCTACCTCGAGAGAATGAGTACCTTTGCTGGCGGAAGCTATGGACAGCTGTTCGAGCGCACAAGTCCTCAGTATCAAAATGATTTGCCTCGCGAGTTGGCACAGTTGTTACTCAATTTAGATGTCGGCCAAATTGAAGCCCCAGGCATGATGCCATATTTTCAAGGTATTGGGCTTCATGCGTTGTCGCTGCTCAATAGTTCTGTTCAGTCACACTACGATGCGCACCAGCGTTTTGGCTCACGCGAACAGCAGGTGGTAGTTGCTCAGGCAAAGGCACTTATGCAGCAAAACTTGTCAGCTTCGATTCATTTAGAAGATGTGGCTCATGATGTGTATGTAAGTCGGAGTTATTTGTGCGCTGCATTTAAGGCGGAGACAGGTTACTCGGTGCTCGATTGGCTTCGTCGTGAGCGTATGGTGCGAGCGCAGGAGTTGTTGTTGCAGCCAAAAGTTCCCATTCGAGTAATTGCAGAGCAAGTTGGATTTAAGCACCTTAGTAGCTTCTCGCAGTGCTTTAAAGCTCAAGTAGGTTGTTCACCGCGCGCATGGCGAGCTCAGCTATAA
- the hisS gene encoding histidine--tRNA ligase, producing MQAQKAEGTKDLMGNEMRAWMRMQEIAGTIFSRAGFERIETPALEQLDVFVHGIGQSTDVVRKEMFRVFSGANFERVLEMGSDTALKAKQRLALRPEGTAGVVRSIVENHLVPQGAAPFKGYYAEAMFRGERPQKGRLRQFHQIGLEWIGASDAAADAECIMMLIDFYQAVGFGASDMRLLINSMGDPACRPAYRELVRSFILEHKDEMCDECLERAEINPLRAFDCKNEHCQLVMKDAPLAPEHLCADCDEHYAQVKAYLDRAGISYVEDPTLVRGLDYYTRTVFEVEVPGAGVGSIGGGGRYDGLVELEGGKHTPSVGFALGFERVYLALEALGKPFMVDKGTGIFVATTGPDMRLEAFSICRKLRQAGWYVEADYQQRSLKSQFKLADKLGVSHILVLGANELAEGCIKLRDMQTHEETLIKRDSLLEELAAL from the coding sequence ATGCAAGCACAAAAGGCAGAGGGTACCAAAGACCTTATGGGCAATGAGATGCGCGCTTGGATGCGCATGCAAGAGATTGCAGGCACTATCTTTTCACGCGCTGGCTTTGAGCGCATTGAAACCCCTGCGCTTGAACAACTCGATGTCTTTGTGCATGGTATTGGTCAGTCAACTGACGTTGTGCGCAAGGAGATGTTTCGGGTCTTCTCGGGTGCCAATTTTGAGCGTGTGCTTGAAATGGGAAGTGATACGGCGCTTAAAGCTAAGCAGCGTCTTGCCCTGCGTCCTGAGGGAACGGCAGGCGTGGTGCGCTCAATTGTTGAGAATCACCTGGTACCTCAGGGTGCTGCACCGTTCAAAGGCTATTATGCAGAGGCGATGTTTCGTGGCGAGCGGCCGCAAAAAGGTCGTTTGCGTCAGTTTCACCAGATTGGCCTTGAGTGGATTGGCGCTTCGGATGCCGCCGCTGATGCTGAGTGCATCATGATGCTTATTGATTTTTATCAGGCAGTGGGTTTTGGTGCGAGTGATATGCGTTTGCTTATTAATTCGATGGGCGATCCGGCGTGCCGACCGGCATATCGTGAGCTTGTACGCAGCTTTATTTTGGAACACAAGGACGAGATGTGCGATGAGTGCCTTGAGCGTGCTGAGATAAATCCTTTGCGTGCCTTTGACTGTAAAAATGAGCACTGCCAACTTGTGATGAAGGACGCACCCCTTGCACCGGAACACCTATGCGCCGACTGTGACGAGCATTATGCTCAAGTTAAGGCATATCTTGATAGAGCAGGTATAAGCTATGTTGAGGACCCAACGCTTGTGCGTGGCCTTGATTATTACACCCGCACGGTATTTGAGGTTGAAGTGCCCGGAGCCGGTGTTGGTTCAATTGGCGGCGGTGGTCGCTATGACGGGCTGGTTGAGCTTGAAGGCGGCAAGCACACGCCCAGCGTGGGTTTTGCCCTTGGTTTTGAGCGCGTGTATCTTGCTCTTGAGGCACTTGGCAAGCCTTTTATGGTAGATAAGGGTACTGGGATTTTTGTGGCAACAACTGGACCAGATATGCGCCTAGAAGCTTTTTCGATTTGCCGTAAATTGCGGCAAGCCGGCTGGTATGTTGAAGCTGACTACCAGCAGCGTTCACTCAAGAGTCAGTTTAAGCTGGCCGATAAGTTGGGTGTGAGCCATATTCTGGTGCTTGGAGCTAATGAGCTGGCAGAAGGCTGTATCAAGCTACGCGATATGCAAACGCACGAAGAGACTCTTATCAAGCGAGATTCTTTGCTCGAAGAGCTTGCTGCTCTATAA
- a CDS encoding class II fructose-bisphosphate aldolase: MLVTTREMLQDARKHHYGVGAFNVENLEFVMAILAAAEETKSPVIMQTTPGTIKTAGLDYFYGMVAAAAARTDVPVALHLDHGDGFERCMQAMKTGYTSVMIDGSHVPFEENIAVTAPVARVGRALGIPVEAELGKVGGKEDDGPSVEGENPYTDPDEAVEFVERTGCTSLAIGVGTAHGIYAGTPHIQQDVVKAIASKLDIPLVLHGTSGVPDEQVAEAIQNGICKVNYATELRQAYTKGYQDFVAAHPENFDPKKPAHQGMDEIVKIVKIRMQNLGSVGRA, encoded by the coding sequence ATGCTGGTAACTACAAGGGAGATGCTTCAGGATGCACGTAAACATCACTATGGTGTTGGTGCATTTAATGTTGAAAATCTCGAGTTTGTCATGGCAATTCTGGCTGCTGCAGAAGAAACAAAATCGCCGGTCATTATGCAAACAACGCCAGGAACCATCAAAACTGCTGGTCTTGACTATTTTTATGGCATGGTAGCCGCAGCTGCTGCACGTACGGATGTTCCAGTGGCGCTGCATCTTGATCACGGCGACGGCTTTGAGCGTTGCATGCAGGCAATGAAAACAGGATATACCTCGGTTATGATTGACGGCTCGCATGTGCCCTTTGAGGAAAATATTGCGGTAACCGCACCAGTGGCTCGTGTGGGACGCGCTCTTGGCATTCCGGTTGAGGCTGAGCTTGGCAAGGTTGGCGGCAAAGAGGACGATGGTCCTTCCGTTGAGGGAGAAAACCCTTATACCGACCCTGACGAGGCTGTCGAGTTTGTTGAGCGCACCGGTTGCACCAGCTTAGCTATTGGTGTTGGCACGGCACACGGCATCTATGCGGGAACGCCACATATTCAGCAAGATGTTGTAAAGGCCATTGCTTCCAAGCTGGATATTCCGCTGGTATTGCACGGAACCTCAGGTGTGCCTGATGAGCAGGTTGCTGAGGCCATCCAAAACGGTATTTGCAAGGTGAACTATGCAACCGAGTTGCGCCAAGCATATACCAAGGGATACCAGGACTTTGTTGCTGCTCATCCTGAGAATTTTGACCCTAAAAAGCCAGCGCATCAAGGTATGGACGAGATTGTCAAGATTGTCAAAATCCGCATGCAAAATCTTGGGTCGGTTGGTCGCGCTTAG
- a CDS encoding ABC transporter ATP-binding protein gives MLRDTFVLSETGFTVFKKGILACVVSNLTLMAPVSVLFLASEMYVQHIFDAKQPLPDLLGFLVAIAAVLVAMFITQYLEYNLSYVAVYGESARKRISLSEHLRKLPLSFFGQRDLTDLTSIILKDCSDQERMFSHIMPRLFAVGITTGIIAIMLFIYHWELALAALWPVPLAILILLSTQKISGKKIQHKNACHLAMLDKLQEYIECNRELRSSNTNETYQTKLFNEIDNYEQARISLEYTFGVPVTSTTAFLRLGMASTVLLGSLLVISNQISLMVLFAFLLVVTRVYDPISVILAAIAELNDMKYSLNRMRELENHPTQEGSAHFEPSGHDICFEHVSFAYNKGTGTQVLDDISFTAPEGQVTALVGPSGSGKSTVAKLAARFWDIQSGTVRMGGVDISQIDPEVLLGHYSMVFQDVVLFDTSIMENIRIGKKDASDDEVRAAAAAAMCDEFALRLPDGYNTRIGENGSQLSGGERQRISIARALLKDAPIVLLDEATASLDVENETHVQEALSRLLAGKTVLVIAHRMRTVEHADKIVVLSDGTVSEQGSPQELLEQHGLFAHMVHLQKKSASWTL, from the coding sequence ATGTTGCGTGACACCTTTGTATTAAGTGAAACAGGCTTCACGGTTTTTAAAAAGGGAATTCTTGCCTGCGTTGTTTCAAATCTAACGCTAATGGCTCCCGTCTCAGTGCTATTTCTTGCAAGCGAGATGTACGTGCAACACATCTTTGATGCTAAACAGCCCCTTCCCGACCTTCTCGGGTTTCTTGTTGCTATTGCGGCTGTTTTAGTGGCTATGTTTATCACGCAATACCTCGAATACAACTTGAGCTACGTGGCTGTATATGGCGAATCTGCCCGTAAACGAATTAGCCTGTCTGAGCATTTGCGCAAACTGCCTCTATCATTTTTTGGACAGCGCGATCTTACCGATTTGACCTCAATTATTCTTAAAGACTGTTCAGACCAAGAACGTATGTTTTCACATATTATGCCAAGGCTTTTTGCTGTGGGTATTACAACCGGCATTATTGCAATCATGCTCTTTATATACCACTGGGAACTTGCCCTTGCCGCCTTGTGGCCGGTGCCTCTTGCTATTCTTATTTTGCTGAGCACCCAAAAAATCAGTGGCAAAAAAATCCAGCACAAAAACGCTTGTCATCTTGCTATGCTTGACAAACTTCAAGAATACATCGAATGTAATCGTGAGCTGCGTTCCTCAAACACCAACGAAACGTATCAAACAAAGCTGTTCAACGAAATTGATAACTACGAACAAGCGCGTATATCTCTCGAATATACATTTGGGGTGCCGGTAACCTCAACTACTGCGTTTTTGCGCCTCGGTATGGCCTCAACCGTTCTCCTGGGGTCGCTCCTAGTTATTTCTAATCAGATTAGCCTTATGGTGCTATTTGCCTTTTTGCTGGTAGTTACTCGTGTTTATGACCCAATTAGCGTTATTTTAGCTGCTATCGCTGAACTCAACGATATGAAATATAGCCTTAATCGCATGCGGGAGCTCGAAAACCATCCAACACAAGAAGGCTCAGCGCACTTTGAACCCTCGGGGCACGATATCTGCTTTGAGCATGTAAGCTTTGCATACAATAAGGGCACGGGAACGCAAGTGCTTGACGATATTTCATTCACAGCACCTGAGGGACAAGTTACGGCGCTGGTAGGACCAAGTGGCAGTGGTAAATCTACTGTTGCAAAGCTAGCTGCACGTTTTTGGGATATTCAATCGGGTACCGTGCGCATGGGCGGCGTAGACATCTCCCAAATCGATCCCGAAGTGCTGCTTGGGCACTACTCCATGGTCTTCCAAGATGTTGTTCTTTTTGATACCAGCATTATGGAAAACATTCGTATTGGCAAAAAAGATGCAAGTGATGATGAGGTACGAGCAGCAGCAGCGGCGGCTATGTGCGATGAGTTTGCGCTGCGCCTGCCTGATGGATACAACACCCGCATTGGCGAGAATGGCTCACAGCTCTCAGGTGGTGAGCGCCAACGCATTTCTATTGCGCGAGCCTTGCTCAAAGACGCGCCGATTGTTCTTCTTGATGAGGCCACAGCGTCGCTTGATGTCGAAAATGAAACACATGTTCAAGAGGCTTTATCACGCCTTTTAGCAGGGAAAACCGTTCTTGTTATTGCTCATCGTATGCGAACTGT
- a CDS encoding ABC transporter ATP-binding protein — protein MSQPAVAPNTEPSKDLHPFKQLAVYADSHAWRAYLGCLLAALNGVLTVVPFVLVWYIIRNFILVAPYYDQASDVAPYAWGAFAAVVAGSFLYFCALMMTHNCAFRIASNMRKTCINHLDRVSLGLVDQTASGNIRRIIDISAGQTEDLIAHKLPDFVASIVAPIAYIICMFLFDPIMGAVCLIPIVISIAALSLMFTHKADGEDSSFMELYQNALTRMSEAGTEYVRGIPVLKMFQQTVYSCRAFHEAIISYRDMATKYTIFCRVPQVSQLVAINGTFAIIVPVSILLAAHATDFKLFVIDFLFYALFSSLTTSVMNKVMYASETIELSKDAIVRVQSILEMPIMKRATEEETQRPQDSSLTLEQVCFSYPGANRNALNNVSLSIAPGQTVAIVGESGGGKSTLASLFPRFWDASSGRVLVGGVDVRHIEPSVLMDSIACVFQNDHLLKQSIRDNIRAGRIDARDADIEAAAHAAQCDDIIAKMPQGLDTIIGTHGVYLSGGERQRIALARAILKDAPIIVLDEATAFADPENEALIQQAFAKLCHGKTVLMIAHRLSTVMHADCIYVMEQGQLVEQGTHETLLQANGRYAQLWKNYQASVSWKIGGTSYVA, from the coding sequence ATGTCTCAGCCTGCAGTAGCACCCAACACGGAGCCCAGCAAAGATTTGCACCCGTTCAAGCAGCTTGCCGTTTATGCAGACTCGCATGCTTGGCGAGCCTATCTAGGCTGCTTGCTTGCCGCGCTTAACGGCGTTCTTACTGTTGTCCCCTTTGTTCTTGTTTGGTACATCATTAGAAACTTTATACTGGTAGCACCCTATTATGACCAAGCAAGCGATGTTGCCCCCTATGCATGGGGTGCCTTTGCTGCCGTTGTTGCAGGAAGCTTCTTGTACTTCTGTGCGCTCATGATGACACATAACTGCGCCTTTCGTATTGCAAGCAATATGCGCAAGACCTGCATCAATCACCTAGACCGTGTCAGCTTGGGACTTGTTGACCAAACAGCAAGCGGAAATATTCGGCGTATTATCGACATTTCAGCTGGTCAAACAGAGGATTTGATTGCGCATAAACTGCCCGACTTTGTCGCATCCATCGTGGCACCTATTGCCTACATTATCTGCATGTTCTTATTTGACCCTATTATGGGAGCGGTTTGCCTCATTCCCATCGTCATTTCAATTGCTGCGCTTTCATTGATGTTTACTCATAAAGCCGATGGCGAAGATAGTAGCTTTATGGAGCTCTACCAAAACGCATTAACGCGCATGAGCGAAGCCGGAACCGAATATGTACGCGGAATTCCGGTGCTTAAAATGTTTCAGCAGACAGTATATTCATGCAGGGCATTCCATGAGGCAATTATCAGCTACCGCGACATGGCAACCAAATACACTATTTTTTGTCGCGTGCCGCAGGTTTCTCAGCTTGTTGCTATCAACGGCACCTTTGCCATCATTGTGCCCGTAAGTATTTTGCTGGCTGCACATGCCACCGACTTCAAGCTTTTTGTTATTGATTTTCTGTTTTACGCGCTGTTTTCTTCTCTTACAACTTCAGTCATGAACAAGGTTATGTATGCAAGCGAAACCATTGAATTAAGCAAAGATGCTATCGTACGTGTGCAATCTATTCTTGAAATGCCCATCATGAAACGCGCAACAGAGGAAGAAACACAGCGTCCACAAGATAGCTCACTTACACTCGAACAGGTGTGTTTTAGCTATCCTGGAGCCAACCGTAACGCGCTCAACAATGTCAGCCTGAGCATTGCTCCCGGTCAAACAGTTGCCATTGTTGGCGAGAGCGGAGGCGGAAAATCTACGCTTGCTAGTCTCTTCCCGCGCTTTTGGGACGCTTCATCTGGGCGCGTTCTAGTTGGCGGCGTTGATGTGCGCCATATTGAGCCGTCAGTACTCATGGATTCTATCGCCTGCGTGTTTCAAAACGACCACCTCCTCAAACAGAGTATCCGCGACAATATCCGTGCAGGACGCATTGATGCACGTGATGCAGATATTGAAGCCGCCGCGCATGCAGCTCAGTGCGACGATATTATTGCTAAGATGCCGCAGGGTCTTGATACCATCATTGGTACGCATGGTGTATATCTCTCTGGAGGAGAACGTCAGCGCATCGCCCTTGCCCGTGCCATTTTAAAAGATGCACCTATTATTGTTTTGGATGAGGCTACTGCCTTTGCAGACCCCGAAAATGAAGCCCTTATTCAACAAGCTTTTGCAAAGCTTTGCCACGGTAAAACGGTACTCATGATTGCGCATCGCCTCTCAACGGTTATGCACGCCGATTGTATATATGTTATGGAACAAGGCCAACTTGTTGAGCAGGGAACACATGAAACGCTGCTGCAGGCAAACGGTCGCTATGCACAACTTTGGAAGAACTATCAAGCGTCAGTTTCTTGGAAAATTGGAGGCACATCTTATGTTGCGTGA